In the genome of Vicia villosa cultivar HV-30 ecotype Madison, WI linkage group LG7, Vvil1.0, whole genome shotgun sequence, one region contains:
- the LOC131616837 gene encoding BAG family molecular chaperone regulator 7, translating into MSRFRRYEIIEEEPLPFPLPFCHSSSSHFFVTETLPFPSFIQESLPFDLDLLLPSHFHADLVRVDRTASFLQKRVEKQSELRLQSLTDRVAELESRFEQILGGKKKKDEKKKKSSERKYTWTTEIKGGEKNGFDRKYKWIAEIVEEEKKKNKQKSAIVKNVKWTAEIKGKGEDSGNTRRYSFAVESGDDAEKKKKNGSEKEKEKEKVKEEENVKDKKKERKLRIVEIEEPDDHRVVVLRQAYAKRFGAVQNQRGKKKELSPQDAALLIQITFRAYIIRRSKALRALRELAVAKSKLKELRAQFNNFSYRRRIASDPVERQRFSEKVIVLLLTVDAIEGVDLMVRSAKKSMVDELEAMLDVVDPQPTGGSGSFKRRTFDMPDGVIRKEIEEGVAQVVQMLDEAENSSDTYEASHRD; encoded by the exons ATGAGCCGATTCAGAAGATACGAAATCATCGAAGAAGAACCGTTGCCTTTTCCCTTACCTTTCTGTCACTCATCTTCCTCACATTTCTTCGTAACCGAAACCCTACCATTCCCTTCCTTCATCCAAGAATCTCTACCGTTCGATCTAGATCTTCTCCTCCCGAGTCATTTCCACGCGGATCTGGTGCGCGTGGATCGTACGGCGTCGTTTTTGCAAAAACGAGTTGAGAAGCAGAGTGAACTCCGTTTGCAGAGTTTAACTGACCGAGTCGCCGAGTTGGAGTCGCGATTCGAGCAGATCCTCGgcgggaagaagaagaaggatgagaagaagaagaagagtagtGAACGGAAGTACACGTGGACGACTGAGATTAAAGGAGGTGAGAAGAATGGGTTTGATAGGAAGTATAAATGGATAGCTGAGATTGttgaggaagagaagaagaagaataagcaGAAAAGTGCGATTGTGAAGAATGTGAAATGGACGGCTGAGATTAAAGGGAAAGGTGAGGATAGTGGGAATACGAGGAGGTATAGTTTTGCAGTTGAAAGTGGTGATGacgctgagaagaagaagaaaaatgggagtgagaaggagaaggagaaggagaaggtGAAGGAGGAAGAGAATGTTaaggataagaagaaagagagaaagttgCGGATTGTGGAGATTGAAGAACCTGATGATCATAGGGTTGTTGTTTTAAGACAG GCATATGCTAAGAGGTTTGGCGCAGTTCAAAATCAGAGAGGCAAAAAGAAGGAATTATCTCCTCAAGATGCTGCATTGTTGATCCAGATCACCTTTAGAGCATACATAATCCGTAGGTCAAAGGCTCTTCGCGCCCTTAGAGAACTGGCTGTTGCAAAATCTAAATTAAAGGAACTCAGAGCCCAGTTCAATAATTTTTCCTACCGACGCCGCATAGCTAGCGATCCAGTGGAACGCCAGAGGTTTTCTGAGAAAGTCATTGTCTTGCTCCTCACTGTTGATGCCATTGAG GGAGTTGATTTGATGGTTAGATCTGCAAAGAAGTCAATGGTGGATGAGCTGGAAGCAATGCTTGATGTTGTAGATCCCCAGCCTACTGGAGGTTCCGGATCCTTCAAAAGAAGAACATTTGATATGCCTGATGGAGTCATCCGGAAGGAAATCGAAGAAGGTGTTGCACAAGTTGTGCAAATGCTTGATGAAGCCGAGAATAGCAGCGACACCTATGAAGCATCCCATCGTGATTAA